The nucleotide window TGCAGGAGTACAGCCCTGAGTCTTCTAGCTGGGCATCTGTTATCTCCAGGCTGCCATTACGAAACACCTTAAAGTTGTCAGTCTCCCTATCTGGCTCCAGCAATCTGTTGTCTGGAGTAACCCAAACAAAGCGTGTGCCTGCGTCGCTGATTCTGCTGTCGCAATGAACAATCAGCCTGTCACCAACCTGTGCATCGTGAACAAACCCAAAGGCTTGGAAAGAGCTGTTGACAGTGCTTTCAGAGCAATTCAGAAAGTTGTCAAGCAGTAAAGGCAGTTTATTGTAACCTTTTGGGTCTGATCGCAACAAACAAGTGTAGTCATTTTTGAAGTCCACCACGGAGCTGAAGTGCCTTTGATACCAGAAGATTAGCATGGAGTACAACACACAGTCACAATAAAACGGGTTGCCGTGAAGATAAATTCCACTAAGATGTCTGGCTGGCACTGAACTCAGGCGCTGAATAGGCATCAACTGAATGTGATTAAAGGAAATGTCCAGCAACACAAGATCAGTCAGTTTATATTTTCCAGTGTACAAGTCCAGCGGGAAATGCGAGATCGAGTTATAGCTTAAGTACAGTTTCTGTAATTTGTACAATCCTCCAAAGGCTGAAGAGTCTATCTGTGTTATCTGATTCTTGTACAGCAGAAGAACCTCCAGTGCCCTTAGTTCCTGAAAAACAGGACTGCCCAGCGTTTTCAGGCTGTTGGACGACAAGTCTAGGTACTTCAGATTTGGGATTGTGGAAAAGCTTCCAGTGATAATGCTGCTAATGCTGTTGTGATTGACTATTAAAGTGTTCAGATTCTCCAACAGCACTGGGACCCATTCAGGTTCCAAAAACCCAATTCGGTTATAACTCAGATCCAGCcttttcatatatttataaagattTCCTGGTACTCGAGAGAGATTCTTATTGGTGCAGCTTACGATATCACTGGCACAGATACAGGCTGTTGGACACATCCCTGGGGCACTGCCACAAACACTCACTGTGAAGACCAAGAGGCATGCCAGTCCTTTGCAGTTCACTTTAAAAACTCCAAGTTGAGCAGGAATTGTCCACCAGTTTAAAGACATTGTCACTGTCTCTTAGCTGTCGTCCAGTGCTCCTTGCCACAGATTATATGTGCAGTTAGCTTTGCACTAATCACTGTCAAAAGAGGGATATAGAGGTACAAGCACATTAACATTTACGATTCATACCCTGCCTCATTTCTTATGCCTGccttttgaaaaataaagggaaTTAATCCTTAATGTTTCATATGGTTAATTATAAGTTCCAGTTGTTCTTAAGTGATGTAAGCTTAGTATTGGTTTTACATAAACACAAAATTCTTCTTTTGTGTATTCTCACTATagctatattttttttctcttcaaaaacAATGCAACTATTCTTCAGTCTTGGGCCAAGGAATGTAATTTCTGGCagttcattaaaaaagaaaagtaatacTCTGTGAAGCATGACTGGTCCATGACATCCCCTACCCACCCAGATAGAAAATGCCTGgtacatgaaagaaaaaggttCATCTAAAAATTCTATTTTCTTGTCTAGTGGGGAGCAGTTGCTACATGTGTTTCTTCCAAATCAGAAAATGTCACACATTTTcaagcaaagaattttctcaaaCTACTTAGCTTTAAATGTCATAgaagcattttttccccccttttatttttttttttttttaattcagtaacCATAGTTCAGGTAGCAACAGCCTATTTTTAAACTTATTCTGTATGTCTAATtggaatgttttgtttttctcctacTTCATCCTTTGCCAAAATAACTGTTGAGGAGAAAATCTTCTATGCTTGGTGTCTACCTCAGGTGCAACTTTTGGTAACTTTCAGTAAGAACGAATCAGCCACTTCTCAAAACttagtaaaggaaaaaaaatttgctcTTAAATAGTAAGAATAAACCAAATCATGTTCTTTTCTGAGAGTATTTTAGCGTCACTGTGGTTTGAAGCAGGGACATAACATTTGGCAGGGTAGTGATTTGTGCCAAGGGACATGCTTTTTTTGCTGTCTTGTAACAAAGTGTACACATACTTAGCTGGGTAATTAACATTTCTGTTGACTCTTGCTGTCCTTGGATACCTGTTTAAGAGTTTGTCATTAAATTCCCAGTTGAATCCATATGCATTGATTATCCCCACCCCTTCACAGCTTAAACACAGTATTCAGTTCCCACATATTAACCTCATACTCATTTCTCCAATCTCACCAGTGGTACAGTGTCTGAAAAGGGCAAACTCTGCAATGTCTGCTCTGCATTGCTGATAGCAGCTACAGCCAGAAGCTGGGAAACTGCCTGTaggcagagaggagaaggagaaagaagcaacctctgagagaaagaagcagaataaAAGGAGAAGTTGCATTCTCTAATGAGGCAAGAGGGATGATTAAAGAGTAAATCTTGAGCACAGCACCTTAAAATCAAGAGTAAACAGTGGaggacagcagggcagagaagcaGGCAAAGATGGGAGAAAGGGAACAGGAAGATAAGAGATGCATAGGGAAGGAAGGGCAAGATCAGAGGAGCAGAAAGCTAATGGCATAGCATCGTCATTACTGATGAGGCAACTGAGGAGGAGATAGTTTGAGGATGCAGAAGTCAGTTAAGACTGGAAAAGCAGATGGGGATGGTATAAAGGGCAAGAAGAGAGTTAAACAGAAGAGAGGCAAGAATTTCAGGAGGTGAACCTTAGAACAcacttctctggagattttgcATCTCCTACTTGTGAATCTAAGATTGTCTATGCAATTAATTAATATATGTGGAATGCACTAATTTCCACTCCCCCTCAGTTCCTTATTCCCCTCCTCTCACCCTCTGCCAatctggcaggctgctgtcttctgctgacAAATCTACTCTTAAGTCAAGTGGCAGAGGATGTGCTATGAATCTAAAGAGCTGAACCTTCTAATGACCcattaaaagaagaaatgatgGCAGTGGGATGAGAGACGTCACCTTTCacaataatttatttatatacattgGCTTTGAAGGTTTACATTCCCAAAAAACATATTAAGAGAATGGCAAACTGCAAAGTCAGGCATTCAAAAATTGTCAGAATTAAGGTTTTCTGTGCCATTTTAGATTTTACATACAATCCTTAGTTACACAATTGCTTAATTACCCCCTAAACCATCCCTCACCCTGTGCACAAGTTCTGAGGAAGAACAGGGCAAAGGGTGATTATATCAAGAGCTCAGATAAGAACTGGAGCATATCCTAACCTTTGCCACAGACAAATTTTGTGAACAGGTGACTGTCAGAAAATAGTGAACATATTAGAGTCACCATCTTGACACTTAGAAAATATGGAACCTCTGTATTAAGTTTGGAAAGAACTGATCTGAAGAAGCACTGAGGTGAGAGCCAAAATGCTATGATTCTAGCTGGCACTTTTGACTGTAAGGgtttctctttgcttccctCTTTATAAAAGGCTTATAGCAACATGATCTTAACTATAGAAATAGCATAAAATAAATGGATTGTTTTGAATGAAAGCTTAGTATCAGGATTCATAAAATGTTCAAGGCTTATAGATCCTACTGAATTATTTAACTACACAGGCTTTTCAGTGGGAAGTTAGAAACCCAgaggaatatatttttttaaatgagtcCTAAGCACCTAACTTAGTTGTTTTTGCTAGATGGCTAGTCTCTGGGAacaattaataaattaaaagaagGTGAGAGCTATGAAGCAATATaaacagacaggaaaaaaaaaatttgtgcCTCATTGTGGATTTATATGGCATGCAGTACATAAGGCACCATGGAAATACACTAACAGCTGAGAAAAGAACTTACTATCTGCTCCTTCAGTTAGTATATTGCATGAAACTGTGTATCTGAAATCTGTATACTACAAACCCATGTGTGTGAATACTGAATTATAAAGCACCCACAAAATAGGAGGCAAACTGATAGGTTGCCTTTCCTGCTAATATTAAAATGTTTGATTCTGAAACCTATACAGCCTAATTTTTAATGTAACTGCACTTGCAAAAAGTATAATGGCACTTTCAAAAATCAGATTCTATGTTTAATATAACTGTAGTCCTGGAGATATTTCAGATGGGACATATTAGGTCAATGCACAGTTTTGGAAAGTTTACCAAGTGTAATACACCAGATAGCCTTGCATGCTTGTCTCTGTCCATACCTACAACTGCCTCACTAGAAAATCTGAGCTAGTTTGCAACCAAATCCCAAGGGCAGATCGGGAGGTGATGTAAATCAGCCTACTACGTTTGAATTATAAGGAGCAAAAACAGTTTGCAAGGGTGAAAACTGAGCTGTCCATTTCTAAAGCTCATTGAAATTGCCAAATGAAAACAGTTTCAAGTAACTTGCTTGCCTGGGAAGGCCAATCCAAATTATAGACATCCCAAACATACTACAGGACACACAAGACTATTTAGAGAGTACCCTGACAAACAGAAACCTTCCTCGCCATGCTCAACTCACAGTGCAGTGCCTACACTGCCATCAGGTTCTTTACCCTTCTGGGGAATAGGTCTGTTGAGTTGCAACTTGCCTCTCAACCTGTATTCCCCAAAACATATGCATAAATTACACAGGATGGTCTTCAACGTCAAGTATGttcaatataaatatttataaccTTTATGATAATTTGAATTTATTCAGAATAAATGCATAAACATTTCTGAGTTAGTAATGTCCATGTATTAAATGGTAAGGAAGAACAAAGCCTATAACCAGCCTTACAGTCAAAAGTgccattttgtttcatttcagtaaTATTACTTCAGGCCCTAGAAAATACTATTTTACAAACTTCAAGATTACATATATTCTCAAGAAAGCTACTGCTATGAAATACGATCAGCAAACATGTGCCAAAAGACTGGTCAAGTACTTCACCATTATTTCTGAATGAGCTGGGTAAATTTTGATTTATAGTAAAGTGAAGGGCATGGCTGGGAGTTTTGTACTTgaattctttttaaagaaataatttctttgtgtTGTTAAAGTGCAATATTTTAAGTTCACTGCCAAAAGCACAGTGCTCCCTGAGGTGAATCATCTGTGCATTAATGCTGCACATTCTTAACTGTTTGAGAGGAAACTCAGAACATATCCTCATATCACAGGAGATATCCTCTGTTGTCAGGAACAGTTCAACTGACTACAACAAATCAAATCCCAGAGAAGTTGATGATTTGAGTCTTCCTTTTGATCTTTTCAATGtgtggttgttggtttgtttgggttttttgctggtttattgcctttttttttttttttgaagtaatGAGCACTTAGAGGTGCTTAAGGGGAATGCCAGGCAACCATTAACATCCTCACCATTAGTTATCACTGCAAGATCAGCTCAAGTCCTAAACACTCATTTCTACTTTATTTGGGCTCTCTCTCCTAGTAATGATACATCAATGATTTCTACACtggttttctcttcttctctaatCTCCTCTAAGTACTTTCAGGCttgttgttgtttcttccaGGGAAACCTGTATACCAAACTATCTCCCCCAGTTGCTTTGACactttgcttaaaattgttaatTGGCATATCTTTTAATTTAAGCCATGATTTGAAACGAAATGTCAAGTCACCTAAATGTTTTTTCAAACCATGAGTCTTTTAAACATTAAACAAAGTGGATCAATACCTGCTTTACAGcaggaaaaacatcttcctgTATACTAGTGGTACAAGTGGTCCCCCATCAGGCTGGCACTTTCTGCACTTTCTGCAAATATTTCACACAACCCCACTGTACTACTGCAACAATACTGTTGAGCCCCTAGAGAGCTCAAACACTAGAAAATATTAAAGATCTCGATCCACTCTCTAGGAGATCCACACCATTTCTACATCTCCTAACTTTCCTTTGCATCATGCCTCCCATGACTGTTCCTTTTGACTTCTCTGCCCCTAAGGTTCACCAGCCCACAAGACACTCATGCAACTCTGCACCTACCTATTGAGTTCCAGTGCCCTCACATGTACTCTCCCCCTCTTACCAGTCTACATATCAGATGAATCAGGGCCATATCAGTTAAATATAACAATACATTAAGTGAAACACTCATGGCTCAAGTTTTAACAATATTTCTTtgcagcaggtttttttttattgttgtttggatttttgtttgattttaaaatttctttttatcttcctttttttttttttttttttcccccatggcATTTGACAAAGCTGTAATCTTGAATTTGGAAGAAAATGTAACTGTTAGAATGGGGGTTTATTGTTCTGTAACAACAACAGTATATAAGCACAATTATTCATGCTTTTAATCCTAACTTTATGAAGTACATCATAGAGCCATTAATTACAGACAGACCAGTGGCTTTTTATGTAAttaatcttttaaaattttagatTTACAGGGAGGGTCTTCATAAAGTTCCAttccttgtgtgtgtgttatgcAGGATGTTGTTAGAGGAAATATCCCTGTAGTGCCACCTCAATCCAGTCTCCAGGCTTTAGTCTGCTTTTAGCAGTCCTGAGTGGGAAAGGCACTCTCTGCATCAAATCCACCTGACAACTGTGCTCAGCATTTCTGACTGAGCAGATCTGGATTACCCAATCATTGTAATCCATGAGATTTAGTGACATGATGGATAAAACAGCAGAGACTTGGTGAGCTACGTCTGGGTGATGTCTTGATACACTGGACTAAATCCCTGAACTGGGCTAAACTATGCTTGATACAGGACCTAACAGTGATGAAAAAAATGGCTTTACATCACCTTTTCACAAGTTGATCCTGAGGTCAGTCTCACAAATGGAGTGGTCTCTCTGGGTAGCACCTGGCTAGACCTCAATAGTGCTGAATTAGAGATTAATTTGTCCTAGTATCCTTTGCTAGCTAAAACTATCTTCTCCCACCGAATTTCTCTGAAGAatgatttatttatctatttatttatttttatacccATGATAACTCATTTAGCTTAAAGAAAACTGAGACACAGATGAACAGCTGGGTGACATACCAGAGCCTGAACTGGCCTAATCATCATCAGTACCAGCTACATGAAGACAACACTCTGAAGCTCTTATTCCTCTTGAGAGAGTACAATGGAAACATGCATCAATGAAAAAACAATGCATCCTTTTTGCCACGTTACATCGTGTATCAAACTGCACTCTAGCTTAAACCTTTCAAATTACTTCAGTTGCTAAGGAGATTAGCAAATAATAAAGACAAAAATGCAATGATAAGCGGCAGTGCCTGCCACAGTATCAGTAACCAGTCTCCAAGCAATGCGAAATCTTGCGAAAGTTAGTTGCCCAGCGTAGGATCCTCACCGCCTCCAAATGCTTCTCTGACGGGCGAAACTTCAGAGAAACCTTCTTGCCTACGATGGTGGGGGGCTCCCTCCAGCCTCACGATAGGGACTGCCCGCTGCAGACCCTTGATCCCTTACCGGAGGTCGGCGATAAGCAAAGTTTCGGCAAGCCTGGCGCCCGGGTGGGTTAAGCCGGCATCTGATCACGGGCACCCACTGACACCGCGCCGCCGCTCGCCTCGCCCACCCATACCCCGAGAAGTCTCTAACGGCCCTTCCCGGGCACGCTTAGCCACAGCCGCTCCGTTCAGCGGCGTTGGCAGGGACAGGGTATCCCCCACCCGCTGCCGGACTGCCTTCGCCTCTGGCTGTGGCAGCCCCTCTCTGACACAGCTCCCGCCCCTCCGGACTCTGCCCGTCCGCCATACCCGGGCTACCAGAAGCACGTCTGCTCCGCTACACCGCCGGGCAGCGTTACCTGGAGATCCCGGTGATCGCTTCATGTCCGGGGAGCGCTATGCCGGCCCCACCGCACGCCGCGGCCCCGCATGCTCCGCTCCGCCGCAGGGGGGAAAGTTGAGGGCCCCCGAGAGCGCGGTAGTGGCTCCGTTGCGCTCCCCTGCgggcacaggcagtgctggccCACTCCCCCCAGGGATAGAGCGGAGGCTCGGAGCTCCTTACCGGAGCTCGGTGAGCAAGAGAGGCAGGAGACTCTCGGTCATAGCAGCGTCGGGGTTTTTTAtccccctcctgcctcctccctcctggCCACCCCCACCGCGCAGCGCCGGACCAAATGCCACTTTCTTTCGACGCGCTCCCGGTGGCTTCCGCGGCAGCGGGACGGAGCCATCGGTGCTCCGGGGGAGGAGAGCATCGCCTGCCCCCCAGCCCGCCCCTCGCCGCCTCGGGAGCTCGCAGCCCCGCGCCGGTGAATGCCCGCTGCGCCGCCCCGCTCCTCACCGCGCTGCTGCCCCCAGCCAAGCGAGGGCAACGCTCCCACGCTGGGGTGGGCTGAGACCCTCCGGCGCAGATCTACCCCAATTCcgcccagcagctcctcagcgcCTGGGCTGGGGGCCTGTTAAGTGCATCAGAACTCGCCGCGAACGGAGATAGAAACACAGGCTATTTAAAAGGGGCAGATAAATTTAAAAGACGTTGTGTTAGATCTGGAAGACAATCCTCCAGTTAATTAAATAGTCAAAGCCCATGAAGTCTCTCTAGAAAAGTGGGATTTGACAAGAACAGAAGAGTCTATCAAATGATACAAGGGGTTCTCTAAAATTAATTGACATGCACTTGGCTTGGCTTGATCATGGGATCTGTGGGAGAGCTGCAAGTGGGGAAGCACGACCAGGAAGAGGCAAAGCTAATGATGAAAGCCTAAGAACACCTTCTGTCAGTTGCATGCTGCTTTTAACCTCCCCCAGTGAAGTTTTTCGCTACTTTTCCACCATAATTTTGAGTACCCTACAGTCAGAGATCAAAACTGATCAGGGGCTAGTTTAGCAAATAACAGAGATGGTGGATTTATTGTCATCCAGACATACAGTTTATGGAACAATCTCAC belongs to Indicator indicator isolate 239-I01 chromosome 3, UM_Iind_1.1, whole genome shotgun sequence and includes:
- the AMIGO2 gene encoding amphoterin-induced protein 2, which codes for MSLNWWTIPAQLGVFKVNCKGLACLLVFTVSVCGSAPGMCPTACICASDIVSCTNKNLSRVPGNLYKYMKRLDLSYNRIGFLEPEWVPVLLENLNTLIVNHNSISSIITGSFSTIPNLKYLDLSSNSLKTLGSPVFQELRALEVLLLYKNQITQIDSSAFGGLYKLQKLYLSYNSISHFPLDLYTGKYKLTDLVLLDISFNHIQLMPIQRLSSVPARHLSGIYLHGNPFYCDCVLYSMLIFWYQRHFSSVVDFKNDYTCLLRSDPKGYNKLPLLLDNFLNCSESTVNSSFQAFGFVHDAQVGDRLIVHCDSRISDAGTRFVWVTPDNRLLEPDRETDNFKVFRNGSLEITDAQLEDSGLYSCIAINKKRLLNETIEVRINVSNFTVNRSHSQEAFNTAFTTLAACVASIILVLLYLYLTPCPCQCKSKRRKRKQNQSSAHSSILNSTPSQELPADEKKASTVKRVVFLEPVHEPKHGQNGKVKLFPNDNIIAESILKTTRTKSDSDSVNSVFSDTPFMPST